The Daphnia pulex isolate KAP4 chromosome 7, ASM2113471v1 genome includes the window CTAGACGGCGACTTTTGGAACGACTCGATTCACTCCGCTGGCTCTGATCTTCGTCTGCGTTCATTGAAGTtctgaatttaaaattaataggTTAAAATTTGACGTACTGGAAaactaatttgaatttaaattattacctGATATCCCACCAAAGATCAAAACATAAAACGTTGAGCCAGGCGAAAGTGGCCAGACAAGCGAAATGGACCAGCACGGCTACAAGGTAACAGACATTCATGCACGCCCtttaaatatgcaaattaaataatttctcTTACGTAACGAAGCGCAAACAGTTTTCGGCATATCCGGCACAATCTGAATAATTCCCAGTCCAGTGTAGTAGATGGCCATTGAACTGACGTAAGACATGATCATGATCCCGTTGGCATCGCGCAATGGCGGGAGCAGCACGTAAACCATCACGGTGGCCGAAAGGAATAACACAGACAAGAACAACAAGTAAGGATAAACAGTGGCCGCCTTCATGAGACTCTCCGGAATCTCTGTCATGGCTGAGAAACACCTTAAtcccaaaattttcttgaggaaccaaaataaatgttaatttaaaaaaaacggcgggaatttttaaaaatgtcaaacttACAGTGTCATTTCCTTCGACAAAATTATCGATGCAGTATTTGTCAGTTGGGCGATCGGTGGACTGATCGAAATGGTAAAAATGGCGATTGGGTTGCATCAATCCATCCGAGTTGATGAGAAAATTATCGACGAGGACAATATCTTCGTTGTGGCATTTGAATCCGAATCCGGCGTGAACCGTCAGCGAATCCTTGCCGTCGTCGCTGACGGGTCCTCCGTGTTTCCTGGTCAGTTGGGACACGTTGAACGGGGTCTGATGAGCCCGGCAAGAGTGGGTCGCACTGTCGACGGCCAAGCCCTGCGGGCAACACTTGCGCAGGCATTTGGTCTTGTTCTCCATACAAGGATCGGCGACGCAATAACGGGCGACAAATTCCGGATTGTTGGGATCCGTCGACGGGATTTCGTTGACACAAAATTGACCGGGAGTCAGAACGAGAGCGTCTCGCACTTTCAACGAGCCATCGACAAACACTTGGAATTCCATGGTGCTGGTGGCCATTTTGCCTATACGGCAGGCGGCCAATTTGTGGCTCAAATGGAATTCCTCCACACCCACCAGGAACGTTTCCTCCTCTTCGACGGCGTAGAGCACAGGGATGCCGGACACGACGTCATCGGGATCGTGAGTTCGATACAAGCACCTATCCAGTCCCGGTCTGTAGAACTCGCCATCTCTGCAGCATTTGGTCAGCGGAGTTTTCTGGTACACTTGAAAGGCGTCGCTTTCATTGTGTCCGGCTACTGCGTTGATATTAATCCAGGAGCAGAATAAACACACGAATAAAACCATCAAGTGGCTCGCCATCCTTTCACTCATCTTGGGCCGTTGGCAAAATGTGATGACTGCACTTTCATACGGTCTAGACACGGACGCCTCAAGTCAATAACGGCTGGCCTGTAATTAATCATCAATCAAAATATCATCAAGTCAAATGAGTTGGTCgagttttttatttacctgctgtTGTTGGCTTCATAAATTCAATCGGTGGCGATATTTTCCAATGcgcaaatattcaaattaattgtaGCACAGATTCACAACAATTGGGAGATGGAAGTTGGCTGACGTTCTGGTGTCGACTGGCACTCTAGTAGGTTAGAAGctgttttttcaaagtaagAAAATGCATATAACTTATGTTCCTACCTACACAATGGGGTTAGCAACTATGTCAAACCTCAAACACAAACCAGTTACCTCCATTATACCTGTCTCTCCCACTCCGCCTCTCACCCACACCTGGAATTATCACAATCGTCTCCTCAAAGGGGCGAATGTATTTCtagttttgaaagaagaaaattaaacaaaaacgggttacgttaaaaataaatctaaacattttttgattgcGTTACCATTATTGCGCTGGGATATTGAATTGATGGGGTTTTAATTTCTCATCTATTGCCATCATTgcaacaaaaaagttattttcgtTCGACAGAAATGCATTCGCTTTCGTGATTCGGCTAGAAAACTGGGGCACCTTTGTTTCCATCATTAGAATAATAATTGCAtgacttttgattattttttttttgttcgtcgaCACGGCATATCCATTGAATCACGAGTCCAATTCTCGCAGAGGATTTAGAAAGTTCAATTactcatttaatttaaagtgATAACCATTTTATACTTTCCCATATTTTAGCGGGTGGGTAATAAAACATTAACAATTTTTAGCAGATTCTTGATTACTACCAACACTGATATCTTCGTATCATCCGAAAATTAAAACGTCccccaaaaattctttttccaaaaatacaGAAACGCGTCAACGATGAATAATTTGTAActggttttcattttggtttgcTTCTAATCTATATATCTCCGTGTAAAAGATGCATCACGCGCGTTCCACTTGTTACAACAATACGAGACCACATTCCGGTTCACAGTAACTTGTTTTTGGTAAAACATGCCAGAGTACGAGACGTGCTATTATTACAGTCACGAAACAGCAGCATGCTGACACGCTCATAGTTGCatctaaatttttgttttattccatTATGGgctctacacacacaagtaCATAGAAGTCGAGGGAAATCACTGACCTCATTCACACGTTTTGGAAACAATGAGAGCTGAATTTTGCCCTTTAGATTCATTTCACATTCATTTCTAATGTGTACGATTTTAACTAACGTTTATAATTAAATTCCTAGTGAAAACAAGACGACCATTACGGGGTGGATTACCTGACCGTTTTAGAGTTTGTTGATTCGACGGCGTTTGGGCATCGAAAGGATTTTTTCGCACAGGAAAGCGAGAAAGGAGAGGCTGGAACCGATCAAGAGGACGATAAAGGCGCCTGTCAAATTCTTGAGTGTCAGAGGCGACGGTTTGGTTTCCGTGTTGTATCCGTATTTGATGTTGGCCATACATTTGCGGGGCATCGTGCGAAACCAGGAATCCCAGTGGTCGATTATTCCCGTTTGCTGGAGATCCAGCAGCCTATTGcgaaaacgaatttttatcTGTGATGGCAATTGGTCAGGAATATTATAACCCTTTGTTAATGGTGTCGGTGTAACGGCTGTTTTTCGGCAGAGACATTGAAGCGAAAAAGTGGTTGAAATCCTCTTTGGCCAACTGGAAGTTGCACTGGCCAGTCTTTTCGTAATCTTCTTTGATGGCGTCCATTTGGTAAACCCCCGCCTACATGAATATAATGGCACGTTAGTAAATTTGTCGGAATTAATTTAGATTTAATACATCAgcgaaaacatttttcgatcCCGGTTTGACTAAATCGATACACTCGGACACCAAGGTGCAGCGGGATTGGGGAAAGTTGTTGATCCTGTCTCGCAGTTTCTCATAAAATCCAGTCCAATTATTGCTCTGTTTGTAATAAAAAGACGGctttttcaataataagagagaaatATTATTCCAACCTTACCGTAAAGTATCGATCCGGAGTCCCCTCGTTTTTGACCAGCAAATGAATTTCAGGGTTGTCGGCAATGTCATACAGGGAATCGATTAGCGGATGATTGACAGGTGCCACGACGTAGGTGAATAATGTCGAAGTGTAAGCCTGGACGAAGATGAAAGCGGCCAGGGTCCAAACGCCAGCGACCAGTCGAAACGGCAAACGATTCGACGTGCACGGACCACCTATTGATTATGGAAGGGATGGCACCAACGCCCTTGATAACTTCTGGCACCATTAAAAGTCGAACCTTGTGACAGTAAATT containing:
- the LOC124197028 gene encoding ionotropic receptor 93a-like isoform X1, which translates into the protein MFVTFNFWIMIVCWSHLLSNGFSLSPSTAYQSPNLLKGQHLRIIWPRWEGNPKGLSGPVKGGVLIDYLAARFNFTYEHVRVTENRLEPTQNGRGLFSYLFDNQSDLIVSAIVPTSSRLKIVDITLPWSYGSYVFLLPIPDESANIYAVAKPFQWPVWLGLIIAIICVITILNLLQRYLEYRSQFETGPNPKNLRKLPIVGDIRRPLNRRRRIVAMVGSLFVPSGISLRETRGQTGNQYLYVFGNLLSQGGPCTSNRLPFRLVAGVWTLAAFIFVQAYTSTLFTYVVAPVNHPLIDSLYDIADNPEIHLLVKNEGTPDRYFTSNNWTGFYEKLRDRINNFPQSRCTLVSECIDLVKPGSKNVFADAGVYQMDAIKEDYEKTGQCNFQLAKEDFNHFFASMSLPKNSRYTDTINKGLLDLQQTGIIDHWDSWFRTMPRKCMANIKYGYNTETKPSPLTLKNLTGAFIVLLIGSSLSFLAFLCEKILSMPKRRRINKL
- the LOC124197027 gene encoding probable G-protein coupled receptor Mth-like 1 isoform X1, whose protein sequence is MSERMASHLMVLFVCLFCSWININAVAGHNESDAFQVYQKTPLTKCCRDGEFYRPGLDRCLYRTHDPDDVVSGIPVLYAVEEEETFLVGVEEFHLSHKLAACRIGKMATSTMEFQVFVDGSLKVRDALVLTPGQFCVNEIPSTDPNNPEFVARYCVADPCMENKTKCLRKCCPQGLAVDSATHSCRAHQTPFNVSQLTRKHGGPVSDDGKDSLTVHAGFGFKCHNEDIVLVDNFLINSDGLMQPNRHFYHFDQSTDRPTDKYCIDNFVEGNDTKILGLRCFSAMTEIPESLMKAATVYPYLLFLSVLFLSATVMVYVLLPPLRDANGIMIMSYVSSMAIYYTGLGIIQIVPDMPKTVCASLPVLVHFACLATFAWLNVLCFDLWWDIRTSMNADEDQSQRSESSRSKSRRLVFYSIYGWGVPFTINIVGQVLETIQVLPENIVTPNFEQSQCWFLIENRPPLFAYLYGPVTIMLLGNAIIVIMIVFALCKISRYSEEPTNTILPNLTGVRVSMGLFLLMVALWMTDSISLLTEQSLMTWVIADVVNLVTGLTIFVIFACRKRVWYLLRKKWPTCCFLGRRRRASRRPMFPNKSHTPELPSMPSLCDNNGSRFIIYNSKIFRQSELAGEFSSNSQGDLPSGYHSNSDNNQDLEEDIEIDVDLWNVDLDAIQVDRTATTTAGNRPVDEREHVIV
- the LOC124197027 gene encoding probable G-protein coupled receptor Mth-like 1 isoform X2, whose translation is MSERMASHLMVLFVCLFCSWININAVAGHNESDAFQVYQKTPLTKCCRDGEFYRPGLDRCLYRTHDPDDVVSGIPVLYAVEEEETFLVGVEEFHLSHKLAACRIGKMATSTMEFQVFVDGSLKVRDALVLTPGQFCVNEIPSTDPNNPEFVARYCVADPCMENKTKCLRKCCPQGLAVDSATHSCRAHQTPFNVSQLTRKHGGPVSDDGKDSLTVHAGFGFKCHNEDIVLVDNFLINSDGLMQPNRHFYHFDQSTDRPTDKYCIDNFVEGNDTKILGLRCFSAMTEIPESLMKAATVYPYLLFLSVLFLSATVMVYVLLPPLRDANGIMIMSYVSSMAIYYTGLGIIQIVPDMPKTVCASLPVLVHFACLATFAWLNVLCFDLWWDIRTSMNADEDQSQRSESSRSKSRRLVFYSIYGWGVPFTINIVGQVLETIQVLPENIVTPNFEQSQCWFLITIMLLGNAIIVIMIVFALCKISRYSEEPTNTILPNLTGVRVSMGLFLLMVALWMTDSISLLTEQSLMTWVIADVVNLVTGLTIFVIFACRKRVWYLLRKKWPTCCFLGRRRRASRRPMFPNKSHTPELPSMPSLCDNNGSRFIIYNSKIFRQSELAGEFSSNSQGDLPSGYHSNSDNNQDLEEDIEIDVDLWNVDLDAIQVDRTATTTAGNRPVDEREHVIV